Genomic segment of Truepera radiovictrix DSM 17093:
CTGCGCGCCGGGTGGGACCGTGCCTACCTCTTTAAGCTCCTCTGCTAGCCGCCGGCCGTTGGTGTTCTCGACGAGGGTGCAACGGTGAGACGCCAGAAGAATCGGCCGAACGACACTTTTTCGGAGAGTTTTGGTGACTGGAGTTGACGACGTTTTTAACCACCCCGACGTTCTCTTGGCTCTCTAGCGTGGTGCTGTCGCTCGCGCTAGCGTTTTTCGTCGTCTTGGCCTACGCTGCGCTCAACCCGCGCGGCACCCTATACGAGAGGATGCGGCGGTTTGACCTCCTGGTCTTCGCCCTCTTTGCGCTCGTCATCAGCGCGCACCTCTGGCTGTTGGTCCGTTAAGTGCCGCGGAGCTACCGATTGCTGCGTTGTGTTAGCAGCTCACGGTAGCTAAACGCGCCGACGTCGAGCTGACCGTCGTCGGGTAGCGGTTGGCCGGCGAGGTCGACCGCGAGCGCGCTGTGGAGCGGCCACCGCGCCCCCGACGCCCGCGCTGGGCTGTCGGACGTCGGCGTAAAGTCCCCCCGCTGAGGGTCGCGCAAGCGGGGGTCGGCGACGCGCGACGAGCGGTCGAGCGCGAAACCGTGCAGCTCGAGGCGCGGCCTTGCGCCGCTGCTCCAGACGAGGTTGTGCGACTCGGCGAAGGGGGCGTCGGCGTAGATGGCCGTCCCCTCGACCCACAAGATGTTGTTGGTGAGCGTTAGGAGCGACGGGCTGCACGCCATGCAGACGACGCCGGAGCCGTAGCGGGGGGCCATGTAGACGGTGTTATTGAGCGCGCGCGTGTGGGGTGTGGGGCCAAAAGGCTCCCCGTGACCGCGAACGATCAGGAAGTCTCCTTCCCCGCGCTGCCGGTTGACGTAGAGGTTGTAAGCGAGGGTGTTGTGGCTGGCGACGCGGCCCTCTAAACTGCCGAGTTCGACGAACGCGGCGAGGTCGTAAGAGACGTTGTGGTGGATGAGGTTGTGGCTGCCGCCGAAGATCTCGACCGAGGCGCCGTCCTGGCCGTAGTCGAACGAACAGAAAGCGGCGTTGCCGGCGAAGAGGTTGTGCGACACGACGTTGTGATCGCCGTTGAGCAGCACCCCGAAAGCCCCCGAATCGTCGTCGCCGCCGGGGGTGTTGACGGACAAGTAGGTGTTGTCGACGAGCTCGCTATGGGTAACGCGGTTGTGCGACGAGCCCTCATCGACGAAGACGCCCGCGGTCAGCGCCGACGCCCTGACGTGACGCAGGGTGACGTGCGAGGCGTCCGTGAGGCTAAACCCGACGCGCCAACCCGTCGGGCAGTCCGGGCGGCTGTCGGGTGGGGGGTGCGCGGCGGCAGAGACCTCGAGGTGCTCGACGACGAGGTGCTGCCCCGTGATCTCGACGATCGCGCCGTTTGCAGCCGGTCGCGTCAGCCGCGGCCGCGCGCCCTCGCCGTAGCTGCCGATGAGCACGGGCGCCGCTTCGGTGCCCCGCCAAGCGGCGCGCAGAGGCTCGTCGAAGGTGCAACCGCGTCTAAGCAGGAGCTGGTCGCCGGGGTGGAGCTGAGCCTGGGCCGCGCGCGCCAGCGTCCGCCAGGGCTGCGCTTGGCTGCGGCCGCTAAAGGCGTCGTTCCCTACGGCGCAGTCGACGTAAAAGGTTGCGGGCGTCTCGCGGGCGCCCCTTAAGGCCGGGTTGCGTGAGCACGCTAGGGCGCTGGCGAGCAGGACGAGCGCGGTGAAAAGCAGAGCGTGCCAGCGCCTCATGGTAGGCAAGTATACGCCCGCGACGCGCGCGCAGCGGTCGCCGGTAAGCGTGTGGGCGTGGAGGCGTCGACGGAAGCCTCGGCGTCAGTCGGTCATCGCCTCGCGGCGCGCGCGCCGAGTGCCGAGGTCGCGTTGGAGCGAGTCGACGGTGTAAAACGCCGGGTAGACGAGCGACACCACGAGCACCAGGGTGCGCAGGGTGCTCGGCTCGAGAGCGAGGGCAACGAGGCAGAGCGCCGTCCAGAGGACGCCGAGGCCGACGTGGAGCGACCGCCCCCACGTCATGCGGCTGACGTAGAGAAAGCGCACCGGGACGAAGACGAGGAGCGAGAGCGCAAAGACCAGCAGGGTGTTAAAGAGCGGTGGGGTGCCTAGCAGATAGAGGTAGAAGACCACGATGCTCCAGTACGACGGGAAACCGACGAAAAAGCCCTCGTCGGCGAGTTTGGCGGTGGTGCGGGAGAAGCCGAACGCGCTCGAAAACATTGCGAAGGCGACCGTCAGGGCAACGGGCGGGGCGAGCAGCTCCGCTCTAAGGAGGAGCAGCATGGGCAGCACCACGTAGCTCGTAAAGTCGATGATGTTGTCCAGCGTGCTCCCGTCGATGGCAGCGGCGGTCTCTTTGACGCGGTAGCGGCGCGCCAAAGAGCCGTCGGTCGCGTCGATGACGATGGTGACAGCGAGGGCCGCGAGCGCCAACCGAAACGACCCCGCAAGGATCCACTGCGCGGCGAGCGCGACAAAGAGCAGCGTGGACGCGGTGTAGGCGTGAACCAGATAACCTTGCAAGTTGGCGCGACTCGGCATGCTGTAGCCTAGCACGTCGCGCCGCCGCTAAAGGCAGTCCCCTAAGCTACGACCTGCTACTTTTCGTCCCGGCGACCGCCGACGCGCTGCGAAGCCGCCATGATGCCGCTGCCCAACAAGATCACCACGCCAGCGACGATCCACGGCCGCGGCACCCCCAGAAGGTCCGCCGCGAGCGCTAGCCCGGCGATGAGCACCGCGTAGCCGACGAGGTAGAGGACAAGTCCCGCCACGCGTTTAGCCTACCCCGCTCAGCCGCCTTTTGCCGAGCTTTGAGGCTGGTAAAATACGCTTTACCGTGCTCGCTATTATCGCCGACATCCACGCCAACGTGCACGCCTTGGAGGCGGTTCTAGCGGACATCTACCAGGTGGGCGCCAAACGGATCATCGTCAACGGCGACCTGGTCAACCGCGGCCCCAACAACGCCGCCGTGATGGAGCGGGTGATGAATGAACCCCGCCTCGAGGCCATCACGCTCGGCAACCACGACGACCTCATGCGCATGTGGAGCGCGCGCGACGCGTCGCTGCCCGCGCTCTGGTTCGAGGACCCCTTCTGGTACGGCATGGCGTGGCCCGCCAGGCAGCTCGAGGCGGCGGGGTGGATCGGCGCGCTCGCCAATTTGCCGATGACCTACACCGTGGCGCCCCCGGGTCCCGACGGCGGCACCCTGCTGTTGTCGCACGGCTCCCCGCGCCACTACCGCGAGGGTTACGGGCCGTACCTCGCCGACGCGGCGTTTGCCGAGATCACCGCCGCATACCCCGCTGACATCTACATCGGTTCGCACACCCACCGCCCCGCAGAGCGCCGCTTGGGTCGGTACCTGATGCTCAACACGGGCGCGGTCGGTACCCCCTTTAACGGCGACCCGCGCGCGCAATATCTGCTCATGCACCCCACCCCCGAAGGTTGGCGACACGAGTTTCGCGCCGTCCCTTACGACCAGCGCTCGGCACTGCGCGCCTTTAAGACCTCGGGCTACCTCGAGGAGGGGGGGCTAAGCGCGCACATCTTCTACGAGGAGCTGCGGCTCTCCCGGCCCCTATACATGGGGTTTTGGACCTGGACGGAGGAGGAGGCTCGGCCCAAGGACTGGCCCAGTTGGGAGGCGTTTCGGGCGCGTTACGCGGAGAAGTTCGTGCCTCAGAGCATCAGCCGGTAGACGCGCTCGCCCACCCCCTCGTCGGCCACGTTAGCGATCACGCCGTTTGGGTGAAAACCCATGTGCAGGTGCCGCGCCTGCGCGGCCTCCTCGTCGGTCTGCGAGGAGCTGAGGAGGGCGATGAACCCCTCGGAGGTGGGGTGCGCGGTGAACTTCGAGCAGCTGCCGCGAGAGCCCCCGATCCGCGGTGCGCTTCGTCGACAACGATGAATTCTAGAAAGGGCACCGTCGTCCAGAGCACGGTGTAGCGCGCCACACCGACGCGTCGTCCGGCACCCTCGACGACGACGGCCTCGCGCGCCGCGACGCAGCAGCTCACGGAGGTCGCCCGGGCGGGCGAAGCGGACGTGATAGAGGGTCTCGTGGTAGGTCAGCCGTCACACCCTGCACGCCATGCCAACCGCCACGCCTGAGCCTCGCTCAGGAAGGCACGGTGACGGCGCCTGGCTATCAAACCCGCGCCTCGGCGGCCTCGGGACGGCCGAGGCTGACCGCAGCGGGGCGTGCGCTGCGCGCGACGCCGATGAGCAGGACGCTAATCAGCACAAACGCGACGAGCGCGAGAAAGGGGATGGTGATGAACCCCAACCAGTTGATGTACTCCTGGTTGCAGGGAACCCCGACGCGGCAGAGCGTCGGGGCGCTAAACCCGGGGACTTTTTGCTCGAGGTAGTGAAAGAGTGAAAACGCCCCGCCGATGACCGCGAGCGGCAGGGCGTAGGCGACGACCCTGCGGTCTTGCCGGTAGCTGGCGACGCCCAGGATGATCACGAGCGGGTACATCATGATGCGCTGGTACCAGCAGAGCGTGCAGGGGACGAAGAGGCGCACTTCGGAGAAGTAGAGGCTCCCTGCGGTCGCGACGATGGCGACGAGCCACGCCGCGTAAAGACCGAAGTCCCGAAAAAAACGCGTCATGTGGAGGTTTCCTTAACCGTGGGGCGTGGCGTTAACGGCATCTCGGGCGGCTTTCTGGTCGCGGGGCGTCGCCAGCGACCGACGGCGTGCTTACCGTGACCTTCGTGACCTAGTTGCTCTGGGCGTTTTGCACCGCGGCTTGGATCGCTTCGAAGCTAAAGCTGTCTAAAGCGACCCCGTCGACGAGCACCGTCGGGGTGCCGCGCACGCCGGCGCGGTTGCCGAGCTCGCGGTCGGCTCGGATGACCTCGGCGTAGCGCTCCTCTTCGGTGCACGCCCGTAGCTCGTCGGCGTCAAGGGCCGGCACGTTGTTGCGGGCGATGTCGGCGAGGCGTGCAGGGGTTGCCCACTCCTGGGTCTCGTTACCTTGGGAGCGGAAGACGTACGTCTTAAAGTCCCAGAAGGCGGCCTCGTTCTGGCGGTAGGCGCACTCGCTGGCAATAGCGGCGGTTGTAGAGTCGGGCCCCAAAAAGGGGTAGTGGATAAAGTACATCCGCGCCTGACCGGTCTCGATCAGCTCGCGTTCGACGCGCGGCAGGATGCTCTCGTCGAAGTAAGCGCACGCGGGGCACTTGAAGTCTTCAAAGACAGCGATCTCGACGGGCGCTGCGGGGTCGCCGAGCATCGGGCGTCCGTCGAAGCTGAGCTCGCCCGCTGCGGCGCCGGCTGCTCGCGGCGCGAGGCGCGCGTAGAGGACGATGCCGAGCACCACGAGGGCGAGCACGCCGAGGGTGACGAGGGTCAGGCGCTGTGCGGGTGCGGAGGTTCTGGGCTTAGCCATACGGGGTCAAGTATACGCGGCAGCGCCCCGCGCTTGCGTGTGCTGGCCTTAAAGAGGGTGAGAGCCCCTAGCCTTTAGAGGGCGGTCTGCGTGTCTAAACTCGCGCGGTAGCCCTCCTCTTCGACGGCGCGGAGCAGCACCTGGACGTCGGCGGCACCCTCGACGCTGGCGCGCTGCGCCTCCAAATCGACCTCGGCGCGTTCGACGCCGGGGACGCGCTCGAGCGCCCCTTTAACGGCTTTGACGCAGTGCTCGCAGGTCATCCCCTCGATGTTGAGTTCGGTTTTGTAGGTTGCCATAGCCTCTCCTTTGACGCCATCATATCCGGCGTCTAGGAGCACAACACGTACGAAGCGTTACGGGTGGTGTGTTACCGAGCGGACGCACCTCGCTGCGCCATCGTGAGCCCCGATACGGTTCCGTCGGTGCGTGCGGCGTTAGATGCAAGAGAAGACTGACGTCTGGGAGGTGCAGCCAGCTACAACGCTTGGCATGCGGTTTTGGCATGCGATTTGCCGTGAGCGCGAGTTGGCTGTAAGTACGAACCGACTGCTAGGGAGAAACGATGCTGCAAGAGATGCTCAAAACCCATCCGAACGCGACCGCGACGGACGCGCAGGTGGCCTGCTTGGAGGCCTGTTTGCAGTGCGCCGCCACCTGCACCTCGTGCGCGGACGCCTGTCTCGCCGAGGAGAGCGTCGCTCACT
This window contains:
- a CDS encoding CopZ family metallochaperone yields the protein MATYKTELNIEGMTCEHCVKAVKGALERVPGVERAEVDLEAQRASVEGAADVQVLLRAVEEEGYRASLDTQTAL
- a CDS encoding CDP-alcohol phosphatidyltransferase family protein; its protein translation is MPSRANLQGYLVHAYTASTLLFVALAAQWILAGSFRLALAALAVTIVIDATDGSLARRYRVKETAAAIDGSTLDNIIDFTSYVVLPMLLLLRAELLAPPVALTVAFAMFSSAFGFSRTTAKLADEGFFVGFPSYWSIVVFYLYLLGTPPLFNTLLVFALSLLVFVPVRFLYVSRMTWGRSLHVGLGVLWTALCLVALALEPSTLRTLVLVVSLVYPAFYTVDSLQRDLGTRRARREAMTD
- a CDS encoding metallophosphoesterase family protein translates to MLAIIADIHANVHALEAVLADIYQVGAKRIIVNGDLVNRGPNNAAVMERVMNEPRLEAITLGNHDDLMRMWSARDASLPALWFEDPFWYGMAWPARQLEAAGWIGALANLPMTYTVAPPGPDGGTLLLSHGSPRHYREGYGPYLADAAFAEITAAYPADIYIGSHTHRPAERRLGRYLMLNTGAVGTPFNGDPRAQYLLMHPTPEGWRHEFRAVPYDQRSALRAFKTSGYLEEGGLSAHIFYEELRLSRPLYMGFWTWTEEEARPKDWPSWEAFRARYAEKFVPQSISR
- a CDS encoding DsbA family protein; translated protein: MAKPRTSAPAQRLTLVTLGVLALVVLGIVLYARLAPRAAGAAAGELSFDGRPMLGDPAAPVEIAVFEDFKCPACAYFDESILPRVERELIETGQARMYFIHYPFLGPDSTTAAIASECAYRQNEAAFWDFKTYVFRSQGNETQEWATPARLADIARNNVPALDADELRACTEEERYAEVIRADRELGNRAGVRGTPTVLVDGVALDSFSFEAIQAAVQNAQSN
- a CDS encoding disulfide oxidoreductase, coding for MTRFFRDFGLYAAWLVAIVATAGSLYFSEVRLFVPCTLCWYQRIMMYPLVIILGVASYRQDRRVVAYALPLAVIGGAFSLFHYLEQKVPGFSAPTLCRVGVPCNQEYINWLGFITIPFLALVAFVLISVLLIGVARSARPAAVSLGRPEAAEARV